One stretch of Tachysurus fulvidraco isolate hzauxx_2018 chromosome 12, HZAU_PFXX_2.0, whole genome shotgun sequence DNA includes these proteins:
- the ralgapa1 gene encoding ral GTPase-activating protein subunit alpha-1 isoform X3, with the protein MFSKKPHGDVRKSTQKVLDPKKDVLTRLKHLRIVIENAESSELKHFFDQNYSHIYYVFFENFVNIEANLKQKGHKSQREELDSILFIFEKILQLLPERIHGRWQFHSIGLILKKLLHTGNSLKIRREGVRLFLLWLQALQYNALREQLWIFACLIPGFPSPQCEHTPRTLDSIINPTLILHEVQVIPEEISPLVLPQSSDKAQEDLTGYFLEALLKYMVNQAKSLEWRCRENHEKGFAFLFANFKKFYLPHIFPNFSKDSSLYSPILDIPPMRPRPSYVVVKRDPDTNEALYCTKESFLNARVIFIRWLVSFWLEPKSNTLTNILGVEGENVPKNIQRAAAGLAMRLEEGGPRSAALDGGGEPEQSHSNTSTLTEREPSSSSLCSMDGENLSAIEVVKNVLYSSRTNVNFIIEVFRQAFLLPMCEAAAMRKVVRVYQEWISQEEKPPFMAEPEEDEHNIDPHDLVLGHGSENHHKERVMKDNEMLEYCVHAGLQATLQVFVINSSNVFLLEPANELKLLLEEHIDMSKRVLNIYRSLVMHQNMDQKTWEQILLVLLRVTECVMKRPPSIMPQGKKNNTLSGRLAGALFQTLIVAWIKANLNVFISRDLWDELLSVLSSLTCWEELVTEWSLTMETLTKVLARNLYSLDLNELPLDKLSEQKLKKHKGKGGGHEGQKMVVDRSFSKGWSRDPPGQTVAMRQRSATTAGSPGIEKARSIVRQKTIALRSRSTGDSLLSAAFIRSAKSAPVLIHPVHPLLPDSVLTPLADELSDMEDPPPSLRAPRVRHSSQSEESPAGEVFCVSTEVDQAPLPRSSSTSDIMEPLVKASKDDLTQKMRPVSSDVESSNPNVSDLMDEFIQERLRSGGTSGLTRRGSSPGSLEIPKDFPDVLTHSNTTRPADDPGVPSEWTSPASASGSDIISSDSQSDSFNAFQYDSKFENFSFAPEVCAVGCMEQESVCGAAHVVDEQDHSSLTTLHIDSETSSLSQQGLSADTLTITGSRSASPVHSRSHTPSPATLTTEHTEHKDLQLDEKLHHSVLQTPDDLETSEFPTEDCSVMAGGSLTGWHADVATVMWRRMLGILGDVNTIKDPEIHAQVFDYLCELWQNLAKIRDNLGISVDNQSSPPPPDLIPPLRILTPWLFKATMLSEKYKQGKLHAYKLICKIMKRRQDVSPNSDFLTHFYIIMHSGLLHQDQDIVNTIIKHCSPRFFSIGLPGATMLILDFIAAASRVTACSSLNAPRVEAQILLGSLVCFPNLYEELPALHPTTADVIPTKFKDVKEHIIKNILTSARDEPSAPARCVALCSLGLWLCEELVHDTRHPQIKEALNVICVTLKFPNKTVALVASDILHLLINYVDHLQNFPPDTPKKIVEILIATITYLLPTTESSPHELDKRLVVSLLLCLLDWVMALPPKTLLQPIQTLSQDKDKSDRTVLSAIYKVLHGCVYGAQSFSNPRYFPLNLSDLSSSTFDPFLVLEGLKEPEPLHSPDSERSSKIQPVTEVRSRIQQGLISIAARMLVSHLLNHLSHFPLGAGGPAALTSQVCENHDNPYCQSTDLAPELFHTPNLQFFVLNGSTLLSCLQSRSDDNMAAGLVAPDACVRLIVRDISGKHSWDSAVLYGPPQCASQGRAPRSHTISCPAGGDREQVTEQDSVEQDEKDDLSENKDVEKEEEEEEEEEEETLLETMAPLAKRQCREMIPSWDSLQDGEDVLDEVLQYLGSSSPECLQRTGMPLNIPALPPCCVSEKQENDVINAILKQSTEELDFAAKHGNDVHMKAMEQQEPTAQRPQSAFYYCRFLLNILGMNSWEKRSSFHLLKKNEKLLRELKNLDSRQCRETHKIAVFYVAEGQEDKHSILSNTSGSQAYEDFVSGLGWEVNLTSHCGFMGGLQKNKSTGLTMPYFATSTVEVMFHVSTRMPPDSDDSLTKKLRHLGNDEVHIVWSEHTRDYRRGIIPTEFGDVLIIIYPMKNHMYSIQIIKKPEVPFFGPLFDGAIVDSKILPTMVRATAINASRALKSLITLYQNFYEERARYLESIVQHHVELSTFEDYAARMFSPAPFHHPPSESGSFLENPSMLLDTADLSSPIFPRASKSRVSMKLRRSSGSANKT; encoded by the exons TCTCACATCTATTACGTCTTCTTTGAGAACTTTGTCAATATTGAAGCAAATCTGAAACAGAAAG GTCATAAATCACAGAGGGAAGAGCTCGACTCCATTCTGTTTATAtttgag AAAATTTTGCAGTTGTTGCCAGAACGGATTCACGGAAGATGGCAGTTTCACAGCATCG GTCTCATTCTGAAGAAACTCCTACACACCGGAAACTCCCTGAAG atccgCAGGGAGGGCGTGCGTCTCTTCCTGCTCTGGCTCCAGGCTCTGCAGTACAACGCACTAAGAGAGCAGCTGTGGATTTTCGCCTGTTTGATCCCAGGATTTCCGTCTCctcagtgtgaacacacaccacggACCCTGGACAGCATCATCAACCCCACACTTATCCTTCATGAGG ttCAGGTGATTCCTGAGGAGATCAGCCCCCTGGTTCTGCCCCAGTCCAGTGATAAAGCTCAGGAGGATCTGACCGGTTACTTCCTGGAGGCGTTACTGAAGTACATGGtcaaccag gctaAGAGTCTGGAGTGGAGATGCAGAGAGAACCATGAGAAGGGTTTTGCATTTCTCTTTGCCAACTTTAAGAAGTTTTATCTTCCTCACATCTTCCCAAACTTCTCCAAGGACAGCAGCCTGTACTCTCCCATCCTGG ACATTCCCCCGATGAGGCCGAGGCCATCTTACGTGGTCGTGAAAAGGGACCCGGACACTAACGAGGCTCTGTACTGCACTAAAGAGAGCTTCCTGAACGCACGAGTCATCTTCATCCGCTGGCTCGTCTCCTTCTGGCTCGAACCCAAATCCAACACGCTGACAAACATCCTCGGGGTGGAGGGAGAGAACGTGCCAAAGAACATCCAG agagcaGCTGCTGGTCTGGCCATGCGATTAGAAGAAGGTGGTCCTCGATCTGCAGCTCTGGATGGAGGAGGAGAACCAGAGCAGTCTCACTCCAACACGAGCActctgacagagagagaaccgAGCTCGTCCAGTCTCTGCAGCATGGACGGAGAGAACCTCAGTGCCATAGAGGTGGTAAAGAATGTTCTCTACTCCTCCAGGACCAACGTGAACTTCATCATCGAGGTCTTCAGACAG gcgtTTCTTTTGCCGATGTGTGAGGCAGCAGCGATGCGGAAGGTGGTGCGTGTGTATCAGGAGTGGATCTCTCAGGAGGAAAAGCCACCATTTATGGCAGAACCAGAGGAAGATGAGCACAACATCGACCCTCACGACCTTGTTCTAGGACACGGCTCAGAGAACCACCACAAG gAGAGAGTGATGAAGGACAATGAGATGTTGGAGTACTGTGTACATGCAGGGCTTCAGGCCACGctacag GTTTTCGTCATCAACTCCTCCAACGTTTTCCTGTTAGAACCAGCTAACGAGCTGAAGCTTCTGCTGGAGGAACACATCGACATGTCCAAGCGTGTCCTCAACATCTACCGCAGCCTTGTCATGCACCAGAACATGGACCAGAAAACATG ggagcAGATCCTGCTGGTGTTGCTGAGggtgacagagtgtgtgatgaAGAGGCCTCCATCCATAATGCCCCAGGGCAAAAAGAATAACACGCTCTCTGGCCGGTTAGCAGGAGCCCTTTTtcag ACTCTGATCGTGGCGTGGATTAAAGCGAACCTGAATGTGTTTATCTCTCGGGATCTGTGGGACGAGCTGCTCTCTGTGCTCTCCTCTCTCACCTGCTGGGAGGAACTGGTCACTGAGTGGTCCCTCACCATGGAGACCCTCACCAAGGTGCTGGCCAGGAACCTGTACAGTCTGGACCTGAATGAGCTTCCACTCGATAAACTCAGTGAGCAGAAACTGAAGAAACACAAGGGCAAAG GTGGTGGTCATGAAGGACAGAAGATGGTGGTAGATCGTTCTTTCTCTAAAGGATGGAGTCGTGATCCTCCGGGTCAGACTGTAGCCATGAGACAACGCAGCGCCACCACCGCCGGCTCGCCGGGCATCGAGAAGGCCAGGAGCATCGTTAGGCAGAAAACCATTG CGTTGCGTAGCCGCTCGACGGGTGACAGTCTGTTATCGGCGGCATTTATCCGCAGTGCTAAAAGTGCTCCTGTGCTAATCCACCCTGTGCACCCTCTCCTTCCTGACTCTGTCCTCACTCCCCTAGCTGATGAGCTGTCAG acatggAGGATCCCCCTCCATCTCTTCGTGCTCCACGTGTACGTCACTCATCTCAGAGCGAAGAGAGTCCAGCAGGTGAAGTGTTCTGTGTCTCGACCGAGGTGGATCAGGCGCCGCTCCCACGCAGCAGCAGCACTTCTGACATCATGGAGCCACTTGTGAAAG ccagtAAAGATGACCTGACACAGAAGATGCGGCCTGTGTCGAGTGATGTGGAGAGCAGTAACCCCAATGTCAGTGATCTGATGGACGAGTTTATCCAGGAGCGCCTCAGAAGCGGAGGAACCTCG GGATTGACGAGGCGAGGCAGTAGTCCGGGCAGTTTGGAGATTCCTAAAGATTTTCCGGATGTGTTGACTCACTCGAACACCACACGCCCCGCCGATGACCCTGGCGTACCCTCTGAGTGGACCTCACCTGCCAGTGCCAGCGGGAGTGACATCATCAGCTCcgacagccaatcagattccTTCAATGCCTTCCAGTATGACAGCAAGTTTGAGA atttcaGCTTTGCCCCTGAGGTATGTGCAGTGGGCTGTATGGAgcaggagagtgtgtgtggggcagCACATGTGGTGGATGAACAGGATCACTCCAGTCTTACTACACTGCACATCGACTCTGAGACCAGCAGCCTGAGTCAACAAGGACTGTCTGCTGATACACTCACCAtcactg GTTCTCGGAGTGCGTCCCCAgtacactctcgctcacacactccatCTCCAGCTACACTCACAACTGAACACACGGAACACAAAGATCTTCAGCTGGATGAGAAACTCCATCACTCTGTCCTACAGACCCCCGACGAcctgg AGACGAGCGAGTTTCCCACAGAGGACTGCAGCGTGATGGCTGGGGGGTCGCTCACTGGTTGGCATGCTGACGTTGCCACGGTGATGTGGAGAAGGATGCTTGGTATACTGGGAGATGTGAACACTATTAAAGACCCGGAGATCCACGCTCAGGTGTTTGATTACCTCTGTGAGCTCTGGCAGAACCTGGCCAAg aTCCGTGATAATCTGGGAATCTCTGTGGACAATCAGAGTTCTCCTCCTCCCCCAGACCTGATTCCACCACTGAGAATCCTCACACCCTGGCTCTTTAAA gccaCTATGTTGTCAGAGAAGTACAAACAGGGAAAGCTTCACGCATATAAACTCATCTGTAAGATCATGAAGAGGAGACAAGACGTCTCACCCAACTCCGACTTCCTCACACATTTCTACATCATCATGCACAGTGGCCTGCTGCACCAggaccag gacattGTGAACACCATTATTAAACATTGCTCACCCCGGTTCTTCTCCATCGGGCTCCCGGGAGCCACCATGCTCATCCTGGACTTCATCGCTGCAGCCAGCAGAGTGACAGCCTGCTCTTCTCTTAAC gcccCGAGAGTGGAGGCTCAGATCTTGTTGGGTTCTCTGGTGTGTTTCCCGAACCTGTATGAGGAGCTTCCTGCTCTTCACCCCACCACTGCTGATGTCATACCCACCAAATTTAAGGACGTCAAG GaacacattattaaaaacatcttAACCTCAGCTAGAGATGAGCCGTCTGCCCCCGCCAg gtgtgtagctctgtgtagttTGGGTCTATGGCTGTGTGAGGAACTTGTCCATGACACACGACACCCACAGATTAAAGAAGCTTTAAATGTCATCTGCGTCACATTAAAG tttCCCAATAAAACCGTAGCACTGGTGGCTTCAGACATCCTGCATCTCCTCATCAACTATGTGGACCATCTGCAAAACTTCCCTCCCGACACACCCAAGAAAATAGTGGAG atccTCATTGCCACCATCACCTACCTGCTGCCTACTACTGAGTCTTCTCCTCATGAGCTGGACAAgagg ctggTAGTGTCCCTCCTGCTGTGTTTGTTGGACTGGGTCATGGCTCTTCCTCCGAAAACTCTTCTACAGCCAATTCAGACTCTctcacaggacaaagacaaatcAGACAGAACTGTCCTCAGTGCCATCTAtaag gtgCTGCACGGCTGTGTGTACGGAGCTCAGAGTTTCAGTAATCCCCGTTATTTCCCTCTGAATCTCTCTGACCTCAGCAGTTCGACCTTTGATCCCTTCCTAGTGCTGGAGGGTCTGAAGGAGCCCGAGCCCCTGCACTCCCCCGACTCGGAGCGCTCGTCTAAAATACAGCCGGTTACTGAAg tgaggAGCCGTATTCAGCAGGGTCTGATCTCCATTGCTGCTCGGATGCTGGTGTCTCACCTGTTGAatcacctgtctcacttccCCCTTGGTGCGGGTGGTCCGGCTGCTTTGACCAGTCAGGTGTGTGAGAACCATGACAACCCGTACTGCCAGAGCACTGATCTTGCCCCCGAGCTCTTCCACACACCCAACCTGCAGTTCTTTGTTCTGAACGGTTCCACGCTGCTCTCCTGCCTCCAGAGCCGCTCTGATGACAACATGGCTGCCGGTCTGGTCGCCCCTGACGCCTGCGTCCGCCTCATCGTCAGAGACATCTCCGGCAAGCATTCGTGGGATTCGGCCGTGCTGTACGGCCCACCGCAGTGCGCTTCTCAGGGCCGAGCGCCACGCTCGCACACCATCTCCTGTCCTGCAGGAGGCGACAGAGAGCAGGTTACAGAGCAAGACTCGGTAGAGCAGGATGAGAAGGATGACCTGTCTGAGAACAAGGATGtggaaaaagaggaagaagaagaagaggaagaggaagaggagactCTTTTAGAGACCATGGCTCCATTAGCGAAGCGGCAATGTCGAGAAATGATTCCCAGTTGGGATTCTCTTCAGGATGGTGAAGATGTTTTGGATGAGGTTCTGCAGTACTTGGGTTCCTCAAGTCCAGAGTGCCTGCAAAGAACCGGAATGCCACTGAACATCCCGGCTCTGCCCCCATGCTGCGTGTCGGAGAAACAGGAGAACGATGTGATCAATGCCATCCTGAAACAGAGCACAGAGGAGTTGGACTTCGCTGCTAAACACGGGAACGACGTCCACATGAAGGCGATGGAGCAGCAGGAGCCCACGGCCCAGAGACCACAGTCTGCCTTCTACTACTGCAGGTTCCTGCTCAACATCCTGGGCATGAACTCCTGGGAGAAGAG GAGCAGCTTCCACCTGCTGAAGAAGAACGAGAAGCTGCTAAGGGAGCTGAAGAACCTCGATTCCAGACAGTG CCGTGAGACACACAAGATTGCAGTTTTTTATGTGGCGGAGGGACAGGAGGACAAACACTCCATTCTGTCCAACACTAGTGGCAGTCAGGCATACGAGGACTTTGTATCTGGACTGGGATGGGAG gtgaacCTGACGAGTCACTGTGGCTTTATGGGAGGTCTCCAGAAAAATAAGAGTACAGGTCTGACCATGCCGTACTTCGCCACGTCCACAGTGGAGGTCATGTTCCATGTGTCCACTCGCATGCCTCCTGACTCAGATGACTCGCTCACCAAAAAG ctgaggcACCTGGGGAATGACGAAGTTCACATCGTCTGGTCAGAACACACACGGGACTACAGGAGGGGAATAATCCCCACTGAGTTTGGAGACgtcctcatcatcatctacCCCATGAAGAACCACATGTACAGCATCCAGATCATCAAGAAACCAGag